Below is a genomic region from Blastocatellia bacterium.
GGCCTGCGCCGGTACCGTTGGCGCGGCTGGTGTTTGAGGTGGTCGGCGCCGGAGAGAGCGTGATAGCCGTGGCCACAGAGGCGACGATGTTTGTCTCGCCTGATGGCCGCTCGTTCACCTGTACAGCTCAGCCACTATCGCTGAAGACAGTGGGTCGCTAGTGATGCCGACCCCTGCTGGGAAATCCGAAGCACGAAATCCCAAATCCGAAACGTTTCGGATTTCGATATTCGGATTTCCCTCGAAGAGGGCTAATGAATCAAAAAGGGTTCACATTGCTGGAATTGATCGTCACCATCTTGATCCTGACGATCTTCACTGGCGCCGTCATTCCGGTGGCCAGAAACACAATCAAGCGGCAAAAAGAGATCGAGCTGCGCCGCGCGTTGCGCGAGCTGCGCACGGCGTTGGATCGGTATCGGCAGATTGCCGATGCCGGCTTGATTAAGTCAACCGAAATCTCTCCGACCGATCAATGCATGGGCGGACAGATTGGTACCGGCTGCTATCCAAAGCGATTGGAGGATCTGGTTGAAGGTGTGCCGCTGTCTCGTGGCGTTGATCGTAAGATCAAGTTGCTCAGGAAAATTCCTATTGATCCAATGACCGGCAAAGCCGAGTGGGGAAAGCGCTCGTTTAGCGACGATCCGCAGTCTCAAAGCTGGAGCGGCCTGAACATTTTCGATGTCTATTCGCTTAGCGACGGCACGGCTTTGGATGGCACAAAATATCGAGATTGGTAGGGCGTCATGACCAAGATGGAATCCAACAAGCCCCTGCGGGGAAATCCCAAGCACGAAATCCGAAATTCGAAACGTTTCGGATTTCGGATTTGGGATTTCGGATTTCCCTCAAAGAGGGCTCGCGGTTTCACATTGCTTGAATTGATCATTGTGCTGGTGGTCATCTCGGTCTTGCTCTCGGTAGCCATTCCGCGCTATCAGGAAACGATTCGAGCAGCCAAGGAGAGCGTGCTCAAACAGAATTTGTATTTAATGCGTCGGCAGATCGAAGCGTTCGCTGCTGACAACGGACGTTACCCGGACTCGCTTCAGCAACTTGTCGAGAAAGGCTACTTGCGAGAGATTCCGCTGGACCCGATTACCGATTCGCGGGAAACGTGGCAGGAGATCAGAGAAGACAGCACCGGCCTTGGCTCGACCAGTCAACCGGGGATTGTGGATGTGCGCAGTGGCGCGGAGGGCGAATCATTGGAAGGGAAGCCCTATAGTGAATTGTGAACGAGTGAAGCTGTGTTTCTTGCGTCGTTGACGCTGCCGAAGCCCTCTTCGAGGGAACTTCCAAATCCCAAATCGGAAATCCGAAACGTTTGGGATTTCGGATTTGGGATTTCGGATTTCCCCGTAGGGGCGTAGCGATCACTCAAGTGTCGTATGAAAAGCCAGATTTCACGCATCGTCAGTTTTTTCACAGCGCCTGTGTTCCCGCGTCGAGCGATCAGCATTGAAGCGCAGCAGGTCGCGGTCGCCGCTGTTGGCAGAAAACGTGGGGCTATCGCTGTCACTCATGCAGCCATCCAGCCACTGCCCACAGGCCTGATTGAGCCGCGTTTCACCGAGCTCAACATCAAGGACAAAGACCGGGTCAGTCACGCCGTGGCTCAGGCATTGGAGAAAGCGGGACTGAAGCGTGAACGGCGTTGGTCATTGGCGATTCCTCGCAAGGCGACGCGCACCTTCATTGTGCATCTGGACGATGCCCCGGCCTCCAACAGAGACCGAATGGAAATGCTCGAATGGAAAGTCGAACGGTTGTTGGAAGTCGCTTTGTCAGACCTGACGGCGGCGTTCCAACGATTGCAGTCAACAAATGGTCAGGAACGCTACTTGGCGGTCGTCGCTTCCAATGAGGTCGTGGCGTCGTACGAAGCTGTTCTGGCGTCGCTCAATATCACTGCTGGCTTTGTGCTCCCTGCGCACCTGGCCGAAGCGGCATGGCTTCAGCTCTGGCCAACCGAGCGCGATGCTCTGTTATTTGCTGCCGAGCCGGATCATCTGACGGTCATATTCATGCGGCAGGGCGATTTCCTCTCATTGCGTTCGGTCGAACTGGTTGGCGAAAGTCTTGCTGATGAGATTCACCGGACGCTGGTCTACTACTTGGACAAGCTCGCTCCGCACGGCCTGCCGCAGTTGGATACGATTTTGCTGATCGGCTCTCTGCTCAACGTCAATCAGGTCGTTGCTTCCTGCCGCGATCTGTTCCCGATGGAGCAACAGCCGACTGTTCGCACGTTGCGGGATGAGCGACTCAGTCATGAGATCAGTTGGGAAACAGTGGCTGGCGCTGCTGGACTGGCTGCCATGGGATTGTGAGATCACGGTAGCCCCTGCGGGGAAATCCGAAATCCCAAATCCGAAATCCCAAACGTTTCGGATTTGGGATTTGGGATTTGGGATTTGGAAGTTCCCTCGAAGAGAGCTTGGGATTTCCCTCAAACAGGAGGGCGGAGGAGAGTGATGAAACGGATGGCAATGTTATGTCTCGTCGCGTGGCTGAGCGCGCCGGTGGCGCTCTCTCAAGGATTACTGGAAAGCGCCTTGACAGGGAAGGCGACGATTGTTGACCTGACACACAAACTCTCGTCGGCAATTCCGTATTGGCCGGGGCCTGCCTACAAGCCATTTCACTTCGAGACCATCGCCACGCTGGAGAAGGACGGCGTTTACTCTGGCGCCTTCTGCATGGCCGAACACATGGGCACGCATGTTGACGCGCCGAACCACTTTGAAGCCGGGCAGGCCTCGATTGATGCGCTGCCGTTACAACACTTGATCGCGCCGGCAGCCGTCATTGATGTCAGACAACAGGTGGCCCGAGACCCCGATTATCGCCTCACGGTTGATGACTTGAAGCGTTGGGAAAAGAAGCATGGCCGCGTTCCCAGAAATGCGCTCGTTTGTTTGTACACCGGTTGGGATGCCCGTTGGAGCGATCCCATTGCTTATCGTCATCAGGACGAACAACAGGTGATGCACTTCCCAGGGTTTTCCGCAGAGGTCGCCGAATTTCTCGTCACTCAACGTCACATTCGTGGCATCGGTATTGACACGTTGAGCGTGGACTACGGCCCGTCGAAAGATTTCATCGTGCATCACATCATGAATCGGGCTGGAAAGTACCACCTGGAGAACCTGGCCAATTTGGGCCGACTTCCTGCCACAGGCGCAGTCATCATTGCGGCGCCGATCCCGATTGACAATGGCTCCGGCGCGCCGGCCCGCGTGTTTGCCATCGTCCGTCGTTCGCCGTAGGATTTCAGTCAATGCGCAACACCAGTGACCTATGCTGATGACCGCTTTTTACATTCTGGCGCTGCTGGCTGTGATTCAAGGTCTCATTGCCTTGATGGAAGGAATTCGCTACTGGCAATATGTTCGCTCAAACCTGGCTGAGCTGCCCGCTGATTACCTGCCAAAAGTCGCTGTCGTGGTGCCGTGTAAAGGGCTTGAGACAGATTTCCGCGAGAATATCTTGTCATTGCTCGGACAGGACTACCCCGACTATGAGATCATTTTCGTGACCGAGGCAGACACCGATCCGGCGTATCGTCAACTGGCCGGCATTCTGCAGGAACAGAGTTTTCCTCACGCCGTGTTGATCACGGCTGGTCTTGCTCAGTCACGCTCGCAGAAAATTCACAACCTGCTCGTTGGGTTGGAGTACGTGTCTGACGACGTGGAAGTCTTCGCTTTCGCCGATGCTGATGCTACGCCAACAAGCTTCTGGCTCCGCTGGCTTGTGGCGCCGCTGGCTGATCCAACCGTTGGGGCGACAACCGGCTATCGGTGGTACGTCCCGGCGCGCGGCAATGCTCCATCTCTGTTGCGATCACTCTGGAATGCCACCATTGTGACTGCATTGGGGCCGCATCAACGAAATTTTTCCTGGGGCGGCTCGATGGCTATTCGTCGCAGAACATTTCAGTCAGTCGGTGTATCTGAGCGGTGGGTTAATGCCTGCGCCGATGATTACGCCTTAAGCCGCGCTGTCAAAGAGCAAGGCCTGTATGTTCGATTTGTTCCCGCCTGCTTGTTGCCCTCACGCGGCCCGTGCTCGTTGGCCGAGCTGCTTCGGTTTACCACGCGCCAGATGATCATCACCCGCGTTTACTGGCCGGCATTGTGGTGGCTGGCGCTGGTTTCCAATCTGTTGTTTTTCGCTGTTTTTTATGGTGGCATAGGAATTTGGTTATGGCGCTGGTGGGCGGGACTGGACGTGGGCGCCGTACCGTGGATTGTGACGTTCATCTACCTGCTCGGTTTGCTCAAAAGCCTGTTCAGACAGAAGGCTGTCGAACTCGTGTTGAAAGAGCATCGGGCGGAATTGAAACGGTATCGGTTGGCTTATTGGTTGCTCTATCCACTGGCCAACTTGATCTTCCTCTACAACCTGATCGTCTCCGCGGTCAGCCGTGTGATCGAGTGGCGCGGCGTCCGCTACAAACTCGTCTCGCCAACGCAGACGTGGATTGTGGATCGTGGCTCGTGATTCGTGGCTCGTGGACCGTGGTCCGTAGCCCTCTTCGAGGGAAATCCCAAGCCCTCTTCGAGGGAAATCCGAAGCACGAAATCCCAAATCCGAACCGTTTCGGATTTCGATATTCGGATTTCGGATTTCCCCGCAGAGGTTATGGATCACGAGTCACGAATCCCGGACAATGAAGAGATGACAAACGACAAGAGACAGGAAACAAGCGAACAAATTGCGCAACGCCTGCGAGAGATCATCCGGCTACTCGGACTGAATGAGGCCGACCCAGAATTACAACGAACGCCGGAGCGCATCGCTCGGTTATACGCAGAGCTATTTTGTGGCGTCAGTGAACCGCCGCCCGACATCAGTGTCACGGACAACCCGCATCTGTCTGGCGAGATGATCTTGATCCGCGATTTGCCGTTTCATTCGATGTGTATTCACCACTTCATTCCGTTCTTTGGCGCCGCTCACGTCGCATACGTGCCGAGAGAGAAAATAGCTGGCCTCAGCAGCATCGCGCGCGTGCTGCGCCATTTTGCCAGTCAGCCACAGCTTCAGGAGCGCATGACGAACGCCATCGCGGATCACATCCAAGCGACGTTGCAACCAGAAGGTGTCATCGTGCATGTGCGGGCGCGGCACTTGTGTATGGAAATGCGTGGCGAGCGCGTGCCCGGCTGGGTGGAGACGACCGCCGCCCGCTGGGTCTTTCAAAAGGGTCCGCTACGGGATGAATTTTTCGCCCGATTGAAGAACGGACCGGCAGTTTAACCCTCTTCAGCCCTCTTCGAGGGAAATTCCAAATCCGAAGCACGAAATCCGAAACGTTTGGGATTTCGGATTTCGTGCTTGGGATTTCCCCGCAGGGGCTTGGGATTTCCCCGCAGGGGTTACGAATCACGAAATTATCCCCATTCCGAGGGGCGTGTGCGCGAGCGCGGGTCGAGCCAGTCGCGGACCGCGTCGCCAAGCGCGTTGAACGTCAGCACGGTCACCAGGATGGCCACGCCCGGCATGAGTATCCACCAATCGTTGAGCAGGACAGGCAGTTCCCGCGCCGCGCTCAACATGTTGCCCCAGCTCGGTTGAGGCTCCTGGATGCCCACGCCGAGAAACGACAGGGCTGCTTCACCGAGAATGAACGAAGGCACAATAATCGTGGCTTGCACAAGCGCCGGCGTCAGCGCATTGGGCAGGATATGATGGCGGATCACCCAGCTATCTGGCGCTCCAACCGCCTTGGCAGAAACGACAAATTCGCGGCTCATCAACGTCAGCACATTGCTCCTGACCAAGCGGGAGACTTCCGGCCAACTGACAAGGGCAAAGATGGCGATCAGTATGGCCAATGTCTGAGCATAGGAAATGTCGAGCGGAAACGCCGCGCGTAAAGCGAGAATCAGAAAGATCGCCGGGATGGATTGAACAAGCTCGCCAAGCCTCATCAACACAGCGTCCACACGACCGCCAAAGTAGCCTGACACGCCCCCAATGGAGACTCCCAGCACGAGCGCGACAACCAGACTGCTCAGCGCAATACTGAGCGTGACGCGGCAGCCATATACCAACCGTGAAAACACGTCGCGTCCCAACCGGTCTGTGCCCAACAGGTGCACGCGGGTTGTCGTCGGCTGTAGGGTGTTGGCAGTCACCTGCTGTTGATTTGGCACTTGCAGACCGAACAGATGAAGCGAGCCTTCAAATACGCCCAGCAGCTTATACGAATCGCCTCGAACGAAGAATGCCAGAGGATAACGCTCTTGTCGGTTTTCGGTGTAGTGCCGGCCTGGCACACTCAGGTCGCGTTGCACCGCGTATACGAAGGGACGAAGATGGAACCGGCCATGCTCATCAATGAAGCGAATGGGCATCGGCGGCAAGCCGATGAATGGCCGGTGTTGCGTGCGAACGTCGTAAGGAGCGATGAATTCGCCAAACATGGCGCCGACAGCCAGTAGGCTGAGCCAGAGCATGATGAGCCATCTCTTCATCGCGTTCCGTTCAGTTGATGCGCAATGGGAACATGGATGCGTTGTCCAATCGGCGTAGTGGATTCCACTGGTTCAGTAATTCAATTCCAGTTTGGCTCTTGGATCGTTCAAACCGAGCAGCACATCAGCAATCAGGTTGCCCACGATCAGCATCGCTGAAGCAACCATGACCGATGCCATGACAACGTACATGTCGCGTGACAACACGGCCTCGACGGTCAATTTGCCCATGCCGGGCCACGCCATGACGGTTTCGACGAGCGCCGAGCCGCTTAACAAATTTCCTATCGAGTAGCCAAACAACGTGATGATCGGATTCAATGCAGCGCGCAGCGCGTGCTTGACGACAACGGTTGTTTCCCTGAGTCCTTTGGCGCGGGCGCTGCGCACGAAATCTTCTTCCAGCACATCCAGCAAGTTGGCTCGCATCTGGCGTAAGTAGACAGCCAACGGCGCCACGCTCAGGATCAGGGCTGGCAAGATCAGATGGTGCGCTGCGTCCATGAGGCGTTCCAACCAGTTCATTTGTTCGGCGTGCCTGGAGTATTGGCCGCCGATGGGGAACCAGCCAGTTTGAGCAGCCAGCACGAGCGCTAACAGCGCCAGAAAGATTCGCGGCGTAGAGAGCGAGATCATCGCCACCCACCCCGTGATTCGATCCACCCAGCCGCCCCGTCGCACGGCGGCCACCACGCCCAGCGGGATGCCCACCACCAGAGCGATGAGCGTCGCGCTCAGGGAAAGCGTCAACGTGTTGAGCAGCGCCGGCGCCATCAACGTGGCGACCGGTGTCTGGTACTGAAAGGAGACGCCAAAATCACCGCGCAAAAGTCCACTGAGCCAGTGGCCGTACCGCAATGGGACGGGCAGGTCTAAACCCAACCGCTGACGCAACGCCTCAATGGTCTCAGGCGAGACGTTTGGCCGTTCCAGCAACTCCGCCAACGGGTCACCTGGCGTCAAGGCGATGATGAAAAAGCTGAGCAGAGAAACCCCTAGCAGCAGCGGAATCGCTTGCAGGACTCGTTTGACTAATAACCTAACCATGGTGGCGATACGGCAACCGTTCAGTCCGTTGCCGATCGCCTATCATCGGGCGCTTGCGCAGAGCCACGACGAGCGACAGCAACGTTTCTTTTTCCTTGCGTGTGGCCTATAATCTATGCCCGCGTGCTGGGAAAGTCAATTAAGAACGTGACCCACCCATATTAGCAGTTTGGTGTGGCCGTTGACCAAAGACCGATATGAAAAAGACCTTGCGACTGCTCACGCTTTTGACGCTCGTGCTGGCCGGTAGCTGCGCGCGGACGAACGAGCCAACCAATCAACTGACAACTGGACCGCAATTCGGTGGACGGCTCGTCATTGCGCAACTGAACGGCCCAAGGACGTTCAACCCACTGTTCACTGACGACAATGAAAGCTTGACGGTGCTCAGCTTGTTACAAGCAACGCTGATCCGCATCAATCGGCAGACACAACAAACGGAATTAGACCTGGCTGCGTCGGCTGATTTTTCACCTGACGGGCGTGTCTTGACGATGCGGCTGCGCCCTGATTTGAAATTCTCCGATGGTCACCCGCTCACGGCGGAGGATGTCGTGTTTACATTCCAGGTGATCTATGACCCCACCATCCCTTCGTCGGTTGCTGACATTTTGAAAATTGGTGGGCGACCGATCCAGGTTGAAGCCATCAACGATCGCACCATCCGGTTTACTTTTCCTGAGGTCGTGGCTGCTGCTGAGCGATTGTTTGACGTGGTCAATGTTTTACCGAAGCACATCCTGGAAGCGGCCTATCGAGCCGGCAAACTGAAAGAAGCGTGGAATGTTTCAACGCCACCCGATCAAATCGTGGGCACCGGGCCGTTTCGGGTGCAGGCCTACGAGCCTGGTCAACGATTGACGTTAATCAGGAACCCTTACTACTGGAGACGCGACGAGCAGGGCAGAGCACTGCCGTACTTAGATGGCATTGATCTGCTGATTGTGCCGGACAAGAACACGCAGCTTTTGAAGTTCCAGCAAGGCCAATTGGATATGTTCTATCCGGTGCAAGCGGAGCAAGTGGCAACATTACAGCCGCTGGTTCAACAGGGGGACGTGGCCCTCCATGATTTAGGATCAAGTTTGATCGCGGAATTACTCTGGTTTAATCTCAATCCGGGACACACTCAACAGGGCAAGCCGCTGGTTGATCCGGTCAAGGCTCGATGGTTCCATCGTGTCGAATTTCGTCGAGCGGTGGCCATGGCCATTGATCGTCAGGCGATCGTTGATACGGTCTTTTCTGGCAGGGCAACGGCTCTGTCTAGCTTCGTCTCTCCGGGCGAGACGCAGTGGTATGATGCTCAGCTTGCGCCACTCCGTTACGCTGCCGACCAGGCGGCAAAGCTGCTGGAGCAAATCGGTCTGGTGGATCGCGATGGCGACGGGGTCCGCGAGGATGCAGAGGGTCATCCGGTGCGGTTCACGCTCATCACCAATACCAACCCGTTGAGGCAAAAGATCGGCTTGCTCATCCAGCAGGATTTGAAGAAAGTTGGCCTTGAGGTCGTCTTTGTGCCCATCGAAAGTAGCGCGCTACAGGACAAGATTTACAACAAACGCGATTATGAAGCGTGCCTGTTTTCACTCCAGAGCGGCGATACAGACCCCAATTCCAAACAGAACTTCCTGTTGAGCAGTGGCAGTTTGCACTACTGGCATCCGCGACAGAAAAAGCCGGCCACGCCGTGGGAAGCAGAAATTGATCAGTTGATGGCCGAGCAAGCGCGAACGATTGATCCGGTTGCTCGCAAGGCTCTCTTTAATCGCGTTCAGCGCCTGATGGCTGAACAGATGCCGGTCATTCCACTGGTCGCGCGCAATATGGTGACGGCAGCCCGGCAACGCGTCGGTCATCTCAAGCCGGGCATCCTTTGGGATCATCTGCTGTGGAACGCTGAGGAGTTATACATCCGTTAGCGCACCCGCCATGTTCGATAGCCCCTGCGGGGAAATCCGAAATCCGAAGCACGAAATCCGAAACGTTTCGGATTTGGGATTTCGGATTTCCCTCGAAGAGGGCTTGGGATTTCCCTGGAAGAGGGCCGGCATACCTTTACGGTTCGGTCATCTGGATGTAGAATTGCGGCCTAAACAAAATTGGCAAGCATGATTGGCGAGGGGCTACGATTGGGCACACGAAAGCACCATGCCAGCGGCAGTCGGCCGGCAAGCCGCAACGTCAAACCAATGAAGGTTGGCCATCCAAGCGCGTGGTCCTGCGTTGATCGCCGCGTCATTCACCTGGCGTGAGAATGCGCGACAGATTGCCTGACTAGAAACTGGAGCAACGAACATGATGCGAGCAAGCATGCTGATTCGGCCGGGTCAACTGGAGCTGTGTGAGGTTGAAAAGCCAAGCCCAGGGCCAGGCGAGGTTGTGGTCAAAGTCAAGTCAGCGTTGACCTGTGGGATGGACCTCAAGGCATTTTTGCGCGGGCATCCCAGAGTTTCTATGCCGACGTTGTTCGGTCATGAGTTTTCAGGTGAAGTGGCTGAAGTGGGCCGAGAGGTCAAGAAGTTCCGCGAGGGCGACCATGTGATGTCGGTCCCTTCGGCGCCGTGTGGCGCTTGCTATTTTTGTATGCGGGGCCAAGACAACCTGTGTGAAATGACGAGGCAGTTCAAAGTTGTCGGCGCATTTGCTGAGTATATTTGTGTGCCTTCGCACATCGTCGCGCAAAACATGTATGCCAAGCCGGCTCATCTGTCATTCAAAGAGGCAGCCTTGTTGGAGCCGTTGGCCTGCGTGCTGCATGGGTTCGATCAGTTTTCATTGCACCAGGATGATACCGTTGTGGTGATCGGCGCCGGCGCCATGGGGTTGCTCCACCTGGCGATTTTGCGGACGTTGGGCGTGGAGAATGTCATCCTGATTGGACGGCGCGCCTATCGGCTCCGCTTGGCCCGTGAATTGGGCGCCAAGCATGTCGTTGACGCCACACAGACGGATGGTCTGGAGTATGTCCGCGATGTCACAGGCGGTCATGGCGCTGATGTTGTCATTGAGTGCACGGGCAAGCCAGAGGTATGGGAATCGGCCATCGGGATGGTACGGCGCAGTGGACAGGTGGTGTTGTTTGGCGGCTGCCCGTCAGGCACGAAAGTATCGGTTGACACAGGCCGCTTGCACTATGATCAAATCACCTTGCGCAGCCCATTCCATTACACCCGAGCGGCGGTGCGGCGTTCCTACGATGTGCTCAGCAGCGGCTTGCAAGCCGCTCGACAACTGATCACTGCTGAGTATCCGCTGGAGCAATTGCCCAAAGTCTTCTCGCTGCTGCGTCAGGGCGACTGCGTCAAGTATGCGGTCGTTCCCTGAGAGGCCAACGGTGGGCGGCCAGTTGCGACTCACACTGCTGTGGCCGAGCACGGACCTCGCACGATGAAGG
It encodes:
- a CDS encoding type II secretion system GspH family protein, translated to MNQKGFTLLELIVTILILTIFTGAVIPVARNTIKRQKEIELRRALRELRTALDRYRQIADAGLIKSTEISPTDQCMGGQIGTGCYPKRLEDLVEGVPLSRGVDRKIKLLRKIPIDPMTGKAEWGKRSFSDDPQSQSWSGLNIFDVYSLSDGTALDGTKYRDW
- a CDS encoding type II secretion system GspH family protein, with product MWDFGFPSKRARGFTLLELIIVLVVISVLLSVAIPRYQETIRAAKESVLKQNLYLMRRQIEAFAADNGRYPDSLQQLVEKGYLREIPLDPITDSRETWQEIREDSTGLGSTSQPGIVDVRSGAEGESLEGKPYSEL
- a CDS encoding cyclase family protein codes for the protein MKRMAMLCLVAWLSAPVALSQGLLESALTGKATIVDLTHKLSSAIPYWPGPAYKPFHFETIATLEKDGVYSGAFCMAEHMGTHVDAPNHFEAGQASIDALPLQHLIAPAAVIDVRQQVARDPDYRLTVDDLKRWEKKHGRVPRNALVCLYTGWDARWSDPIAYRHQDEQQVMHFPGFSAEVAEFLVTQRHIRGIGIDTLSVDYGPSKDFIVHHIMNRAGKYHLENLANLGRLPATGAVIIAAPIPIDNGSGAPARVFAIVRRSP
- a CDS encoding glycosyltransferase family 2 protein, yielding MLMTAFYILALLAVIQGLIALMEGIRYWQYVRSNLAELPADYLPKVAVVVPCKGLETDFRENILSLLGQDYPDYEIIFVTEADTDPAYRQLAGILQEQSFPHAVLITAGLAQSRSQKIHNLLVGLEYVSDDVEVFAFADADATPTSFWLRWLVAPLADPTVGATTGYRWYVPARGNAPSLLRSLWNATIVTALGPHQRNFSWGGSMAIRRRTFQSVGVSERWVNACADDYALSRAVKEQGLYVRFVPACLLPSRGPCSLAELLRFTTRQMIITRVYWPALWWLALVSNLLFFAVFYGGIGIWLWRWWAGLDVGAVPWIVTFIYLLGLLKSLFRQKAVELVLKEHRAELKRYRLAYWLLYPLANLIFLYNLIVSAVSRVIEWRGVRYKLVSPTQTWIVDRGS
- a CDS encoding GTP cyclohydrolase I; its protein translation is MDHESRIPDNEEMTNDKRQETSEQIAQRLREIIRLLGLNEADPELQRTPERIARLYAELFCGVSEPPPDISVTDNPHLSGEMILIRDLPFHSMCIHHFIPFFGAAHVAYVPREKIAGLSSIARVLRHFASQPQLQERMTNAIADHIQATLQPEGVIVHVRARHLCMEMRGERVPGWVETTAARWVFQKGPLRDEFFARLKNGPAV
- a CDS encoding ABC transporter permease, yielding MKRWLIMLWLSLLAVGAMFGEFIAPYDVRTQHRPFIGLPPMPIRFIDEHGRFHLRPFVYAVQRDLSVPGRHYTENRQERYPLAFFVRGDSYKLLGVFEGSLHLFGLQVPNQQQVTANTLQPTTTRVHLLGTDRLGRDVFSRLVYGCRVTLSIALSSLVVALVLGVSIGGVSGYFGGRVDAVLMRLGELVQSIPAIFLILALRAAFPLDISYAQTLAILIAIFALVSWPEVSRLVRSNVLTLMSREFVVSAKAVGAPDSWVIRHHILPNALTPALVQATIIVPSFILGEAALSFLGVGIQEPQPSWGNMLSAARELPVLLNDWWILMPGVAILVTVLTFNALGDAVRDWLDPRSRTRPSEWG
- a CDS encoding ABC transporter permease → MVRLLVKRVLQAIPLLLGVSLLSFFIIALTPGDPLAELLERPNVSPETIEALRQRLGLDLPVPLRYGHWLSGLLRGDFGVSFQYQTPVATLMAPALLNTLTLSLSATLIALVVGIPLGVVAAVRRGGWVDRITGWVAMISLSTPRIFLALLALVLAAQTGWFPIGGQYSRHAEQMNWLERLMDAAHHLILPALILSVAPLAVYLRQMRANLLDVLEEDFVRSARAKGLRETTVVVKHALRAALNPIITLFGYSIGNLLSGSALVETVMAWPGMGKLTVEAVLSRDMYVVMASVMVASAMLIVGNLIADVLLGLNDPRAKLELNY
- a CDS encoding ABC transporter substrate-binding protein, whose protein sequence is MKKTLRLLTLLTLVLAGSCARTNEPTNQLTTGPQFGGRLVIAQLNGPRTFNPLFTDDNESLTVLSLLQATLIRINRQTQQTELDLAASADFSPDGRVLTMRLRPDLKFSDGHPLTAEDVVFTFQVIYDPTIPSSVADILKIGGRPIQVEAINDRTIRFTFPEVVAAAERLFDVVNVLPKHILEAAYRAGKLKEAWNVSTPPDQIVGTGPFRVQAYEPGQRLTLIRNPYYWRRDEQGRALPYLDGIDLLIVPDKNTQLLKFQQGQLDMFYPVQAEQVATLQPLVQQGDVALHDLGSSLIAELLWFNLNPGHTQQGKPLVDPVKARWFHRVEFRRAVAMAIDRQAIVDTVFSGRATALSSFVSPGETQWYDAQLAPLRYAADQAAKLLEQIGLVDRDGDGVREDAEGHPVRFTLITNTNPLRQKIGLLIQQDLKKVGLEVVFVPIESSALQDKIYNKRDYEACLFSLQSGDTDPNSKQNFLLSSGSLHYWHPRQKKPATPWEAEIDQLMAEQARTIDPVARKALFNRVQRLMAEQMPVIPLVARNMVTAARQRVGHLKPGILWDHLLWNAEELYIR
- a CDS encoding alcohol dehydrogenase catalytic domain-containing protein, translating into MMRASMLIRPGQLELCEVEKPSPGPGEVVVKVKSALTCGMDLKAFLRGHPRVSMPTLFGHEFSGEVAEVGREVKKFREGDHVMSVPSAPCGACYFCMRGQDNLCEMTRQFKVVGAFAEYICVPSHIVAQNMYAKPAHLSFKEAALLEPLACVLHGFDQFSLHQDDTVVVIGAGAMGLLHLAILRTLGVENVILIGRRAYRLRLARELGAKHVVDATQTDGLEYVRDVTGGHGADVVIECTGKPEVWESAIGMVRRSGQVVLFGGCPSGTKVSVDTGRLHYDQITLRSPFHYTRAAVRRSYDVLSSGLQAARQLITAEYPLEQLPKVFSLLRQGDCVKYAVVP